The DNA segment cagggtaaatatgtgggttatgggaatagggcctgggtgggattgtggttggtgcagactcgatgggctgaatggcctccttctgcactgtaggattctatggaatctTAAAGATACATTTCCCTCAGTTGAATAATCTATCAGTCAAAGTCCCCAAATGTCTAATCAACACCTTTGGCTGGTACATGAATGTCACACCGGAATTCAGGTTTACAACCTCCTGATGTCAACATTTATTTTCCTTccagttaatttttttttgcgGAAATAAAGATTTTAGCGACCAGTCTTTTACCAGTCTTGGTAAATTAACACATcaaaatacacacacatacacatgaggACATACTAGTGCTTTCagttggagggcgggggggatgaGGTGCATGGACTACAAAACATTTAACTTTTTTAGCAGAGCAAATTGATACAGGATAGCAGTGGGCGGTGCCACAGTGCTATCAGCTGAGCAGGAATGTTCCTCTGGTGAGCTACTGGGACTCACCCATTCCTCGTGACAGCTGGAACAGCCTGAAGCTGGTGATGGGACGTTACTCTCGTCAGCCGGTGTCCTCTGTCCCGGGGACTGCTGCTGAGTGCTCTCTGGAAAAGATCCAGCTTCGCTCAAGTCCGGCCTCCCCTGATCAACTCCTTGATCTTTCAGCAACTTGACCAGAAAGTCAATGTATTTCATCGCTAGGCGCAGGATCTCATTTTTGCTCAATTTCTTATCAGGGGGGTGAGTTGGGACCAGTTTCCTCAACTCTGCAAAGGCGCTGTTGACGTTTTGCTGCCTCCATCTCTCCCTGGTGTTGGTAAAAACCTTTTTGGTCATCTTTGCCCGGAACTGTAATATTTCACACAGAATGTTATTCTTGCAAATAAGTTAAGAATAataagccatataaatactgtgtctacaagagcaggccagaggctgggaattctgtggagtacAGAgcatattctctctccacagatgctgtcagacctgctgagattttccagcatttttctgtttttgtttcaggttccagcattcgCGGTGTTTTTCTTAGCTGGGaattctcacctcctgactccccaaagcctgtccaccatctacaaggcaaaaatcAGGGGTGTGACGGCATATTCACCACCAGTCCTGCCATTGGGACAGACGGTCATTAGGACTCGAAactttaacactgtttctctctccacagatgctgccagatctgctgagattttccagcatttcctgtttctgcctggatgagtggggctccaacaacactcaagaaactcaaacaccatccaggacaaaacagcccaattGATCACATTTACATTAAATGCTCACTTCCTccccagtggcagcagtgtgtaccatttatctccaagatgcactgcagcaactcaccagagcTTGTTTGacaccagctagaaggacaagggaagcaggtgCATAGAAAcacttgcaagtttccctccacacagcatcctgatgaggaaatatatcggcccttccttcactgtcgctgggtcaaaatcctggcacaccctctctaacagtactgtgggtgtacctacaccacatggaccaaaGTGGTTCTTAAGGGGTGGGCAATAATGTTTGTTTTGCTCGTGGtggtcacatcccatgaatgaatttttaaaatctggcagCAGTATCTTCTGAtatttcagaatcacagaattgttacagagccgaatgaggccactcagcccatcctgtgtgcaccagctctccaaatttccttaatAAATCATTGTAATGCAAAAGACCAAAATcaagatttaaaaaaagaaaaacttgcatttatcttttccagcacttttcacAATCACCAGATGTATCCAGgagctttacaaccaatggagtTTTTTCAAAGTATAATCACTAGAGTAATATAGGGAACACAGTGACGATTAAAAcattgtggcatggtggcacagtggttagcacagctgcctcacagtgccagggacccaggttcagttctggccttgggtgactgtgtggagcttgcgtgttctccccgtgtctgtgtgggtttcctcccacaaaccaaagatgtgcaggttaggttgattggccatgcgagtgtcccaagatgtataggcgagcagggtaaatatttgaggtTATGTAGCAAgcttgcagattcgatgggccaaacggccaccttctgcactgtagggattctatgctgtgCACAACATCCAAACGTCAGCAACACAACAATGACCAGAGAATCTGTTTATgatgcgggggtggtggggggaggtgaataCTGGTCAGGGCAGCAGTATTCATTGGGATCTAAATGTAAACTAGTTTTATTATTGTTTAAAAGCAAGGGAGGTcttgtagcacagtggggggtgtCTCTACCTCTGAGCAAAAAGCTCtggcttcaagtcccacttcagctcTTGGTGGCCACAGAAGGTGCTTTCAtaagtggccaaacaggttgattatcagtctGTAGATCCTTCCAATACACTAATAGCAGCTgggaagagtgggagagtttcctggacACTGAAGAATGCAATGGCAAACCAGTTTGCCAAGcagaatcatggaccaatccaatgaaagtccatggtcaccaatgtcTTAGGGCATGGTACGTGGAGGAGGGGGATATTTATTAAGATCTATTGGTTGGGTAATGGACACTAATACTCAATATAGACCTATTTTGTGATATATTTTAACAGTAGCACAGGATTATGTTCAGGAACCATTTTTAACATTCAAGTTGGTGTTGTCTCCCATTCTTGCTTCATCACGATTCTGTTTTACATGAACAGACAACTGTCTGTTTCAAGTCAGGCGCATTGGCTCATTAAATGAAGGAGACGTTTTAAATCAAAAGCTTGCTTGCTGATGTCTAAATATTCTAACCTCAATTGTTATCTAGATCAGCACAAAGCAGATGAACCATTGTAATCAGATTCATTTTTGATAACCATATTCCTCCCTTTGCCCCCAACACCTTCAATAAGTCACTTCTGTTCAATGCTTGGTGCTGATGCCAGATTATACATTTTTAAGGAGAATGCCAGTGGTTGCGTAACCTCTGCATTCCTATCTGGAGCACTGGGCTCAGGTCTGTGCATTACACCTCAGTAAGGATATATTGATCTTGGAGACAGCGCAGTGTTGAATCCCCAGAAAGATGCCAGGGCTGAAGGGGTAAGGTTATTAGGAAAAGCTGCATAGCGAAACAATAGAAGATTAAGGGGATGTAACCCTCAAGATTAGAGCTAGACcatggggtgggagggagcactgggggcgggggggcggaattCTTCACACGGAGGGTAATGGAAATTGGGAAGTTTCTCCcccaaaaagctgttgaggcATGGACTCAACTGAAAATATCAAAACTGAGATTGCGGGGTTTTGTTATCTGAGGGGATTAGGGGTTACAGAACCAACGCAGGTGgagggagttaagatacagatcagctgtgattcagttgaatgctggaacagactcaaggggctgaatggcctcctcctgttcccaggttCCCTCATATATTGGTCACAAAAGTGTTGATGCAATATAGAATACCCTAAAATAAAAGCTTGATATATATCTTAGTGAATGCAGCCTATGCGTGGTCTGAGGCTATTCTGAGACTGTTCATTTCTTAACCATTGGTTTCATCAAGTGGGGAGCACAGAAAGGTAGCATGCATAATCGATGGGGGTAATGTATGTTACTATTGAGCTAACGTTGACTGTGGGGGTAGCACCTCTGCAGCATCAAGCACAACCAGGAGGAGATGCAGAACAGTCTTGTCACTCTCTCCCACAGCCTCTATTGTCCTATACAATGGAGAGCATCCCTCCTCGCCCCGATTCCACTTTCTAAAACTACCTGGTTTAAAATCAGGGTGATATAACTGCGTACCCGAGCCATGGCAGCTAACACATAGATTGCAACCGAATATTCAAGGCGCAACATTAAAGAAAAGGTAACGCATGGCACAAGAACTCGCAgctgagagaaacacagagaatgCAACGTTCCTGAACACCTTAAACATATTCCAATTAAACAGATTGAATTTGAAAATACCACTGCCTTGCTCACAGATCTACACAATCTAACTAACAATAAATAAAACACTAAACAAATTGCTGGAACAGTAATTTCAACCTATATCTGATCAATGGGAAATAAACTATACAGACACATATTAATTGGGGAAAAAAATCATCTGCGATAGGTGACAGAAACAAGAGGATGCCGAGATTCAGGAAACAATTTTTTACTGAGAGGTATGTCTACACTGGTGAAAACATACATAGTTCTACCTCTGATGGATCTACCTGTAGTAGGTAATCTCCATTCTATCCCCGCGCTTAACAAATCTCACAATCATTTCTTGATTACCTGTGTTGAGTAAAGTGTTGGTTGTCAGTGGTGGTACTTGTCACAGGCTGGAGGAGCAGAGATGCGGGactgcactgtgctgtgtgtAGCAGAAGCAGTGACACCCAGATTGTGTGCAGCACCGTGTTATGGGTTTACTTCTTTTTGGCGGCGGggcgtggggtggggtggggaggggggggggggtctcctgtCATTTATAGTGTGGCTGTCCCTTTGTTTGACATGTGTCACTACTATGTGCTACAAGTGAATTTATTTCTGTCTCCTTGGAGACTAGCCGCACAATGCTTTCCCCTTTCCCCAGTCTTTGACATCTTGTTCCATTCACTGAAATATTCGCCTTTCTACTTTCGGCACATTTGTCAGGGTATCCTGAAAAGTTGAGCTTTGGACAATAATCaaaaaaggagggggggggggaggtgttattTCAATCCACGCCACCCCTTTCCAAGGGAAATCTTGCATCTCCCACTCTCATCTCGGAGCCTTGGACAATGTTATACCCCGGCGATGGAATTTAAACCCTCAGCCGGCTTTGCGAAGAGTGCGCCGAGTGTTTGGTGACGTCTTGGGCATGTCTTGATTCTGCGGCTGATTTAGAATCGCTAACTGGAGGTAAAAATATCCCAACATTTAAAACATGGGATCTAAAGCGGGGGGAGAAAGAAAGCACCCCCATTGCAAAGTgacatgtttttgatttgatttgatttattattgtcacatgtattagtatacagtgacaacaataaatcaaatcccttacagtattgtttcttgcgcgctatacaaagcataccgttcatagagaaggaaaggagtgcagaatgtagtgttacagtcatagctagggtgtagagaaagatcaaattaatgcgaggtaggtccattcaaaagtctgtcagcagcagggaagaagctgttcttgagtcggatggtacgtgacctcagacttttgtatcattttcccggacgaagaaggtggaagagagaatgtcagtgtGGGACAGAGAAATAAAGTAACTTTCCAAACTTACTAACAGCAGAACCAATCTACTGCTGCTGGGAAAAGCAAATTAATACATGATACAGTTGACTCTTGTcggtgtttatatatatatatatataataaatcAGCAGTTTCTTCATTTGCTGTTTTCCTTTATTGTCTTTAGTTTATGCAGTTATTaattccgccccccccaaccccccctctcgTGCTTTGTCTCACAGTGACAGGCTGCCTATGGGATTTGATTTGGTGGAGTAGGAATTTACATAATCCGATTACAGGGATTATCATGTGGTTGTAAAACTGTCCCACTGGGATGtgagttgttttttaaaaaaaaatccttactATTCATTGCACTCTCTACCATCCAAAGTACTGCACCTGCAATTCTAACCCACACTCTTTCACAACACTCCAGTCGGAGCTCAGATTTACAAAAAAACCGCTTCATGTGCGCATCTCCCTTAATTGATCCATCTGGATTAGTCTTGAGACTGAAATCGAACGTTTGGGAGCTTAGCATTATCTAAAGGGTCATCGGATTTTTTTATTTTAGTAAAGGACCCAATTTGCAGCGTGCCTCAGTACTTACCCGTCCCGGTGATTTCTTTACGGCACTGGTCTGGAAGGCACTGAGAGCAACCATTCAGCTCGCAGGGGAGGGCAGCAGTCCAATTCTGACAATAAATTGACTTTAGGACCGCCGCTGAAACTCCAATTAGTCACCCACACGCCCCAGCAACTGGCAAAAATGGGACAAAAAGGCGCTTTAGACAAATGTTTGCTTTAGCTGGAGATAGTATACCCGTTTGTTCATACTCATTGCTAACTCAAGGCAAGGTCCCTGTTAACTGCAGTGGAAAGGGGTTAAGGGGGGGGAGTTTGGAGGGAAAAGCGAGGCtgttggggagagggtgagatGGAACAGTAAGCCTGCTGAAGGTGAGCAGGATGGTGAGGTTGGCAGGGTTGACAAATACTTGCCAGTTTGCAGCTATTGTGAGGCTTTTGATTTACCATTCAGAGTGAGAGCGGCTGAGTCAAGTCAAGCTGCTTTTTACAGATAAGAATTTTACAGCCTCTGGAAAGACGTGATAAGGAAGCTGTAATTATTAATCAGGCATTAATTGTTACACAGTCAGTAAAAAGATACAGTGGACGGTTTTATCTGCTTGACTGCAAGACTTCTCGCGTTTTGCATCCCACAACAGATGCTGTATTGATCTTGAGCTATTAAAACCAAGATCCGTTTTCAGAGCCCAAGATTAGTTGAATTTGACATTACTCAGTGGGAGAATGTGGCTGCTGTCAAATTAAAGAgaggtttctggaaaggcaaaacacagaaaatggatgaaggttgacactttttttttgttaatttcaTTTTGCTTTGTGTTTCCCGGTTATGACAGCGTCAGCTCAGGAGTTCAGAGGGATTACTCTGCTAAAGTACAGATTTGGCCAATTCCAATCGTTCTTCAAGGAAAGGTCAGCAGATTAAAGAATCTTCGATTCTTCTTCACCCTTAACGACACATCAATAGATCCGTCAGTGAAACGGACCCCGGAAGAGGTCAATCAATCAATCACCTATTGGTGTTAGTTGTCACgcacagagagactgggagaaatagatttttaaaaaacacaatttTTGCCATATAACGAAGATAAAATACCGCAGCTCCTGGCAATCAAAGCACAGACTgtcggaaatactcagcaagtcagacagcctctgtggaagagagagacaggtagaggTAAGGTTTCAGGTGGATATCTTTATATTGAGAAGACAAATCTGTGGCAATATGGGAAACAGTCACAAAGGATAGCGTTTTGTGTTGGCCAAGTTCATTCAGTAAagcaaacaaaaatgcattaatattgcgtttttatttattcttgcaCAGTTTGTGGGCATGATCAAATATTGTCCAATTGCCAAATCACACCTAATGTTGGATACCATGTACAATGACTTCACCAATCACAGTTAAAATGCCTGATTTAACTGGTTAGCAGTTAACTGTTAGtcacatcaactggtgcattctccatagcaataggatgatagggagtgggatagccaggatgatagggagtgggatagcttgatcttggtttcagataaagctcagcacaacatcgtgggccgaagggcctgttctgtgctgcactgttctatgttctatgttcttaatacatCTATCATGAGAGTTCATTTGAACAGGACTGCTTCAATATTTgagaagtcacaaatggtgctgaacattgtgcagtcatcagcgaacattcccacttctgaccttatgatggaaggagagtcatgttacagctatataaaaccttggttaggccacatttggagtattgcgtgcagttctggttgccgcactatcggaaggacatggaagctttggagagagtgcaaagaaggttcaccaggatgttgccagatctcgagggtgttggctatgaggagaggttgaataaactagaattattttcactggaaagatggaggctgaggggagagctgatacaggtctacaaaattatgagaggcgtagacagggtggatagtcagaggctttttcctagggtgaaaGTGACAATTTCAAGGGGgctcaagttcaaggtgagagggggaaagtttaagggagatgtgctggGAAGGTTTTTCATTCTGAGAGTGgctggtgcctggaacgcgctgccagaggaggtggtggaagcaggaacattagcaacatttaagaggcatctggatgggtccatgaatagggagggaatagagggatacagacccgagtaagggcagaagtttttttttagtttagtttaggcatcaggatcggcacaggcttggaggcccgaagggcctgttcctgcgctgtacttttcttcgttctttgtacattgatgaagcagctgaagatggttgatccaaggacactaccctgaggaactcctgtagtgatgtcctggggctgagatgattgaccttcaaccaccacagccatcttcctttgttccgGGTGTGACTCCAACCCATGGAGAGATTaccctgattcctattgactccagttttgccagggctccttgatgccacacgaggttaaatgctgctttgatatcaagggcagtcactcttctATTGAATTCTATTGAATTctattcttttgtccatgtttgaaccaaggctgtaatgaggtcgggagctgagtggccctggcagaacccaaactgggcgtcactgaacaagttattgctgagtaagtgctgcctgatagcactgttgatgaccccttccatcactttactgatgattgagagtacacTGATGGGATGGtcattggttgggttggatttgggtaatctgggtaattttccacattgttgggtagatgccagtgttggagctgtacatTAAAGGACATTAACATAGCGAGAGAGCAGATATTAGCTAGTTTAGCAGCCTTAAAAGCAGAGGAGCACTTGGGGGCCACATGCTCTCCCTCTTTGCGGCCCCCTCCATGACATCATGCCTCACCCCTTGATTATGTGGCAACCTGCCCATCAGTGGGTGTCCCCTCCTGAAccctcggggggaggggggtggtgctcAAGTGGCCCCTGCCCCACTGATCTGGTTGCCCAGCCCTCCTCACTCTCAGCTCTGGTCTCTTGTCGAGTTGTCCCCCGCTTCTCCCTGAACACTAGGCAAATTCAGAGCACAGTCATCTCTCAGTATGGGCTCCCCCCATCTCTcagtattccccccccccccccccccccccctccaattggCTGGATCCCCGCGCTGCAGCGGTGTGTGCTTCATTGTAAGTctgcctttgtttaaaagtgATAAATCCACAGGCCtggatgagatgtatcccaggctacTGAGAGAGGCCAGGGTGGAGAGATCTGGGGCACTGGCAGTAAtcttcaaatcctctctggccacgggtgaGATGTCAGAGGACAGGTAACATTGTCCCATTATTTTAAAAGGGAAGTAGGAATAGACCAGGAAattatagccaatccatctaacctcagtggtgaaGAAGTTACGAGAaggaattctgagggacagaatgtaTCTGCGATTGGTtagacattttttttaaagtaaaagtttatttattaatcacaagtaaggcttacattatcacagcaatgaagttactgtgaaattcctctagtcgccacattccagcgcctattCGCGTCAATGcgccttaaccagcacatctttcagtctgtgcgaggaaaccagagcacccggaggaatcccacgcagacacggggagaacatgcaaactccacacagacagtgacccaagccgggaatcgaacccaggtccctggggctgtgaggcagtaatgctaaccattgtgccaccgtgctgccctgggtccctggcgctgtgagacaactgtgttaaccattgtgtcaccatgccgtccaCATGGATTAGTCAGGGATCATCAGCACGGATTTCTTGTGTTGGACAAATTTAATCAATTttgtttgaggaggtaactaggagTGTTGATGTAGCTAATACAGTAGATGTGCTCTGTATGGACTTTAGcatggcttttgataaggtccttcATGACAGACTGTTCAAGAAAGTAAGGGCCCATGAGATCCAAGGCAAAGTGGcatattggatccaaaattggctgagaggcaggaagcagagggtgatggtagaGGGAAGTTTCTGTGACAGGAAGTCTTGTTTCCAGTGGGGTTCAACAGGGCTTAGTGCTGGGGCCCTTGCTATTTGTGGTGTACATTAATTATTTGGACTTAACTATAAGGAGTACAATCAAGAAGttcgcggatgacacaaaa comes from the Mustelus asterias chromosome 6, sMusAst1.hap1.1, whole genome shotgun sequence genome and includes:
- the LOC144495248 gene encoding T-cell acute lymphocytic leukemia protein 2 homolog encodes the protein MTKKVFTNTRERWRQQNVNSAFAELRKLVPTHPPDKKLSKNEILRLAMKYIDFLVKLLKDQGVDQGRPDLSEAGSFPESTQQQSPGQRTPADESNVPSPASGCSSCHEEWVSPSSSPEEHSCSADSTVAPPTAILYQFALLKKLNVL